A stretch of the Deltaproteobacteria bacterium GWC2_65_14 genome encodes the following:
- a CDS encoding nucleotide-binding protein has translation MSPIVIKHPYTVEYLHSYGQDSPFFAGLANKRLLGTRCGGCRYTYATPRLHCANCGKETDWVELPQEGRVHTFTTCFFGSEAFLKETPFHLVLVEFDGADTLLLARLIGVENPEDIRIGMKIRAKFRRNSQLKPTDVYFVPA, from the coding sequence ATGTCCCCGATCGTGATCAAGCATCCGTATACCGTCGAGTACCTCCACTCGTACGGCCAGGACTCCCCCTTCTTCGCGGGACTCGCGAACAAGAGGCTCCTGGGCACCCGCTGCGGCGGCTGCCGGTACACCTACGCCACCCCCCGGCTCCACTGCGCGAACTGCGGCAAGGAGACCGACTGGGTGGAGCTTCCCCAGGAGGGGAGGGTCCACACCTTCACCACCTGCTTCTTCGGCAGCGAGGCATTCCTGAAGGAGACCCCGTTCCACCTGGTCCTGGTGGAGTTCGACGGCGCCGACACGCTGCTCCTCGCCCGCCTGATCGGGGTCGAGAACCCGGAGGACATCAGGATCGGGATGAAGATCCGGGCGAAGTTCCGCCGGAACTCGCAACTCAAACCGACCGACGTCTACTTCGTGCCGGCCTGA
- a CDS encoding tRNA (N6-isopentenyl adenosine(37)-C2)-methylthiotransferase MiaB, giving the protein MSRKVYIETFGCQMNEVDSARIVSLMIAEKYEATRVLSEADLVLLNSCSIREKADRKIYSALGRLRRWKGSRPGRLIAVGGCLAQQEGKTLKEKAPHVDIVFGTHNIARLPELVRSAERRESPVAVDLTGDTGHWEVLPYHAKGTASAMVTIMQGCENYCAYCIVPFVRGPEISRPPADVLAEVGKLAERGIPEVLLLGQNVNSYGRKEGGVGFPELLRRISRVPGVRRIRFITSHPRDLDAETIGLFSEIEALCPHVHLPLQSGSDRVLAGMGRGYTRKEYLGKIDALRMARPGIAFSSDFIVGFPGETEEDFARTLEAMEEVRYDSAFSFRFSPRPGTRAARMDGAATAAMAGERLNRLQELQARHTRERLGRVVGTVTEVLVEGNSAKDPSRLCGRTSCYKTVNFTPDPGGNGLFRRVEIRSAGTHTLSGVEGGAYG; this is encoded by the coding sequence ATGTCCCGGAAAGTCTACATCGAAACCTTCGGCTGCCAGATGAACGAGGTCGATTCGGCCCGCATCGTTTCCCTCATGATTGCGGAGAAATACGAGGCCACCCGGGTCCTTTCCGAAGCCGACCTCGTGCTGCTGAACAGCTGCAGCATCCGGGAGAAGGCGGACCGGAAGATCTACAGCGCACTCGGCCGGCTTCGCCGTTGGAAGGGGAGCCGTCCCGGACGCCTGATCGCCGTGGGGGGCTGTCTGGCCCAGCAGGAAGGGAAAACCCTCAAGGAAAAGGCTCCGCATGTCGATATAGTATTCGGGACGCACAATATCGCCCGGCTGCCCGAACTGGTCCGTTCGGCCGAACGGCGGGAATCTCCCGTGGCGGTGGATCTTACCGGAGACACCGGGCACTGGGAGGTCCTTCCGTACCACGCGAAAGGGACCGCGAGCGCCATGGTGACCATCATGCAGGGGTGCGAAAACTACTGCGCATACTGCATCGTTCCCTTCGTGCGAGGTCCGGAGATCAGCCGCCCCCCGGCCGACGTGCTCGCGGAAGTGGGAAAACTGGCGGAGCGGGGGATTCCCGAGGTGCTGCTGCTGGGGCAGAACGTGAACTCCTACGGAAGGAAGGAAGGGGGGGTCGGCTTCCCGGAACTGCTCCGGAGGATCTCCCGGGTTCCCGGTGTCCGCAGAATCCGGTTCATCACGTCCCACCCCCGGGACCTCGATGCGGAGACGATCGGGCTTTTCTCGGAGATCGAGGCCCTTTGCCCGCATGTCCACCTCCCCCTCCAGTCGGGGTCGGACCGTGTTCTCGCCGGCATGGGAAGGGGATACACGCGGAAGGAGTACCTCGGGAAGATCGACGCCCTGCGCATGGCCAGACCCGGGATCGCCTTCTCGTCCGATTTCATCGTGGGGTTCCCCGGCGAGACCGAGGAGGATTTCGCCCGGACCCTCGAAGCGATGGAGGAGGTCCGGTACGATTCCGCCTTTTCCTTCCGGTTTTCACCCCGCCCCGGGACACGGGCGGCGCGGATGGACGGGGCCGCAACGGCCGCCATGGCGGGGGAGCGGCTGAACAGGCTCCAGGAACTCCAGGCGAGACACACCCGGGAGCGCCTCGGTCGGGTCGTGGGGACGGTAACGGAAGTGCTCGTGGAGGGGAACAGCGCGAAGGATCCTTCCCGCCTCTGCGGCCGCACATCCTGCTACAAGACCGTGAACTTCACCCCGGATCCCGGGGGGAACGGGCTGTTCCGCCGCGTCGAGATTCGGAGCGCCGGAACCCACACCCTTTCGGGAGTGGAAGGAGGCGCATATGGTTAG
- a CDS encoding GTPase, with protein MTVAVKEILAGNVQAAARLMRDLDDEIPAAHRALKRLYRHTGRAYILGVTGAPGAGKSTLVDCLAGHFRQQGKTIGIVAIDPTSPFTGGAILGDRIRMQKHALDDDVFIRSLATRGHMGGLSKSTIDIVNVMDAMGKEVILIETVGVGQDEVEIVKVAHTNLVLVVPGLGDDIQAMKAGILEIADIFVVNKADRDGADKTRRELETMVSMNDYGEGDWRPTVLPTVAPEGIGVEALMEEVERHRNHVSREENLSRYRLGKAEVELHEILRKKLFEKAVADLRGHGLLESLVRDIAEKKRDPYTVAEKVIDHRFEHRFLEAESKGSGKRGRGK; from the coding sequence ATGACCGTCGCGGTGAAGGAGATCCTCGCAGGGAACGTCCAGGCGGCCGCCCGCCTGATGCGGGATCTCGACGACGAGATCCCCGCCGCCCACCGCGCCCTGAAGCGGCTCTACCGCCACACGGGAAGGGCCTACATCCTGGGAGTCACCGGGGCGCCGGGCGCAGGGAAATCGACCCTGGTCGACTGCCTCGCCGGGCACTTCCGGCAGCAGGGGAAGACGATCGGGATCGTCGCGATCGACCCGACGAGCCCCTTCACCGGGGGCGCGATCCTGGGCGACCGGATCCGGATGCAGAAGCACGCGCTCGACGACGACGTCTTCATCCGGAGCCTCGCCACGCGGGGCCACATGGGCGGCCTCTCCAAGTCCACCATCGACATCGTGAACGTGATGGACGCGATGGGCAAGGAGGTCATCCTCATCGAGACGGTGGGGGTGGGGCAGGACGAGGTCGAGATCGTCAAGGTGGCGCACACGAACCTGGTCCTGGTGGTCCCGGGGCTGGGCGACGACATCCAGGCGATGAAGGCGGGGATCCTCGAGATCGCGGACATCTTCGTCGTGAACAAGGCCGACCGCGACGGGGCCGACAAGACGCGCCGGGAGCTCGAGACGATGGTCTCCATGAACGACTACGGGGAGGGGGACTGGAGGCCGACGGTCCTGCCGACCGTCGCCCCGGAGGGGATCGGGGTGGAGGCGCTCATGGAGGAGGTGGAGCGTCACCGGAACCATGTCTCCCGCGAGGAGAACCTGTCCCGCTACCGTCTCGGGAAGGCGGAGGTGGAGCTCCACGAGATCCTCCGGAAGAAGCTGTTCGAGAAGGCGGTCGCGGATCTGCGCGGCCACGGCCTCCTCGAGTCGCTCGTCCGGGACATCGCCGAGAAGAAGCGGGATCCCTACACGGTCGCCGAGAAGGTGATCGACCACCGGTTCGAGCACCGTTTCCTCGAGGCGGAATCGAAAGGGTCGGGGAAGCGGGGGAGGGGGAAGTGA
- a CDS encoding acyl-CoA dehydrogenase gives MDFELKPEHRALRETVRSFVEKEVRPHARRWDEEGEFPSATVARLGELGLLGVMVPEEYGGSGMDTISYSIAVEEIGKGDGSLGLTVAAHNSLCTAHILSFGSEAIRKKYLPELASGRMLGAWALTEPGSGSDSLNMRTRAEWKGDRWVIHGSKMFITHGKVGSVYVILAVTDKGKGRDGVTAFLVEAGTPGLSTGKTLHKLGMRSSDTAELVFEDLEVRPGSVIGEVNSGFRDTMRNLAGGRISIAALAAGIGLGAMEEAIAYAKERQQFGQPIASFQAIQWMVADAVTELEAADLMTMRAAYLKDRGKPYAQEAAMAKLFASEAAMRATIKAVQIFGGYGYTREYPVERYMRDAKLCEIGEGTSEVQRLIIARRLIRG, from the coding sequence ATGGATTTCGAGCTGAAACCGGAGCACCGGGCGCTCCGGGAGACGGTCCGATCCTTCGTCGAGAAGGAGGTCCGCCCCCATGCCCGCCGGTGGGACGAGGAGGGGGAGTTCCCGTCCGCCACGGTGGCCCGGCTCGGGGAGCTGGGGCTCCTGGGGGTCATGGTCCCCGAGGAGTACGGCGGGTCCGGGATGGACACGATCAGCTACTCGATCGCGGTGGAGGAGATCGGCAAGGGGGACGGCTCCCTGGGGCTCACCGTCGCCGCCCACAACTCCCTCTGCACCGCCCACATCCTCTCCTTCGGCTCGGAGGCGATCCGGAAGAAGTACCTCCCGGAGCTGGCTTCCGGCAGGATGCTCGGGGCCTGGGCGCTCACCGAGCCCGGGTCCGGGTCCGATTCCCTGAACATGCGGACCCGCGCGGAGTGGAAAGGCGACCGGTGGGTGATCCACGGCAGCAAGATGTTCATTACCCATGGAAAAGTCGGCAGCGTCTATGTGATCCTGGCGGTGACCGACAAGGGAAAGGGACGGGACGGGGTCACCGCCTTCCTCGTGGAGGCGGGAACCCCGGGGCTCTCCACGGGGAAGACGCTCCACAAGCTGGGGATGCGCTCGTCGGACACCGCGGAGCTGGTCTTCGAGGATCTCGAGGTCCGGCCCGGGAGCGTGATCGGAGAGGTGAACTCCGGATTCCGGGACACGATGCGCAACCTCGCGGGGGGGCGGATCTCGATCGCCGCGCTCGCCGCGGGGATCGGGCTCGGGGCGATGGAGGAGGCGATCGCCTACGCGAAGGAGCGGCAGCAGTTCGGCCAGCCGATCGCAAGCTTCCAGGCGATCCAGTGGATGGTCGCGGACGCGGTCACCGAGCTGGAGGCTGCCGACCTGATGACGATGCGGGCGGCCTACCTGAAGGACCGGGGGAAGCCTTACGCCCAGGAGGCGGCCATGGCCAAGCTCTTCGCATCGGAGGCGGCGATGCGGGCGACGATCAAGGCGGTGCAGATCTTCGGGGGATACGGGTACACCCGGGAATACCCCGTCGAGCGCTACATGCGGGACGCGAAGCTTTGCGAGATCGGGGAGGGAACCTCCGAGGTGCAGCGGCTGATCATCGCGCGGCGCCTCATCCGGGGATAG
- a CDS encoding CoA-transferase codes for MRIRREGEVEYRFEHPDDFRRHVRDRRSRKPEPKLRTAREAVSEFVADGDYIVYDFSSLTRGPQSLIREVIRQRKRDLWIGAEFTLHESALLTGAGCATRIDVGFLGYGSYIGQAVCDGRLKVYDWTNGGLALRILAGARGVPFLPTRDLLGSDNLAVSAAKVIEDPYTGLPVALVPALNPDVAFLHAHQADRFGDCRIFGTNLFALEAAMASKRVIVSAEEIVDPDEFRKDPMRTTIPYFLVDAVVHAPFGAYPGAMPARYEIDLPHVDRLNGIRTEEQMQAYLEECVYSVADHDEFLDKRVGAARMRELREAATIVEGYR; via the coding sequence GTGAGGATCCGGAGGGAGGGAGAGGTCGAGTACCGGTTCGAGCACCCGGACGATTTCCGCAGGCATGTCCGCGACCGAAGGAGCCGGAAGCCGGAGCCGAAGCTCCGCACGGCCCGGGAGGCGGTCTCCGAATTCGTGGCGGACGGCGACTACATCGTGTACGACTTCTCCAGCCTGACCCGGGGCCCCCAGTCGCTGATCCGGGAGGTGATCCGGCAGCGGAAGAGGGATCTCTGGATCGGGGCGGAGTTCACCCTCCACGAGTCGGCCCTGCTGACCGGCGCGGGATGCGCGACCCGGATCGACGTCGGGTTCCTCGGGTACGGGAGCTACATCGGACAGGCGGTCTGCGACGGCCGGCTCAAGGTCTACGACTGGACCAACGGCGGCCTCGCCCTGCGGATCCTCGCGGGGGCACGCGGGGTGCCGTTCCTTCCGACCCGGGACCTGCTTGGCTCGGACAACCTGGCCGTCTCGGCCGCGAAAGTCATCGAGGACCCCTATACCGGGCTTCCGGTCGCGCTGGTTCCGGCGCTCAACCCCGACGTCGCCTTTCTCCATGCGCACCAGGCCGACCGGTTCGGCGACTGCCGGATCTTCGGTACGAACCTGTTCGCCCTCGAGGCGGCAATGGCGTCGAAACGGGTCATCGTCTCCGCGGAGGAGATCGTCGATCCCGACGAGTTCCGGAAGGACCCGATGCGGACCACCATCCCCTACTTCCTCGTGGACGCGGTCGTCCACGCCCCCTTCGGCGCCTACCCGGGGGCGATGCCGGCCCGGTACGAGATCGACCTCCCCCACGTCGACCGGCTGAACGGGATCCGCACCGAGGAGCAGATGCAGGCCTACCTCGAGGAGTGCGTCTACAGCGTCGCCGACCACGACGAGTTCCTCGACAAGCGCGTCGGGGCGGCGCGGATGCGGGAGCTCCGGGAAGCCGCCACCATCGTCGAGGGGTACCGGTGA
- a CDS encoding CoA-transferase gives MARTVEFTDTEFMIAQGARLLEDGKSFFVGWGIPQIVAILAQKLYVPNVIQLFEFGAIGPQSILPFVRGTMGGPQNTYRSLQWLNMNWAFAYSASGYMDYGMLGALQVDPYGNINSTYLGGSYERPHRRFAGSGGGNQVASHCWRTIIVIKHEGRRFVPRVEFLTSPGYLTGPGAREKAGLPAETGPYRVVTSKALFGFDKDSCEMTLLGVLRGIPVEEVTRDMGFAPRISPDVLEIPPPTEEELRLLREEIDPSRVVIRGERMTAAV, from the coding sequence ATGGCGCGGACGGTAGAGTTCACCGACACGGAGTTCATGATCGCGCAGGGGGCGAGGCTCCTCGAGGACGGGAAGTCGTTCTTCGTCGGCTGGGGGATCCCGCAGATCGTGGCGATCCTCGCCCAGAAGCTCTACGTCCCCAACGTGATCCAGCTCTTCGAGTTCGGGGCGATCGGGCCGCAGTCGATCCTTCCGTTCGTCCGGGGAACGATGGGGGGGCCCCAGAACACCTACCGGTCGCTGCAATGGCTGAACATGAACTGGGCCTTCGCCTACTCCGCGTCCGGCTACATGGACTACGGGATGCTGGGCGCGCTCCAGGTCGACCCCTACGGGAACATCAATTCCACCTACCTCGGCGGCTCCTACGAAAGACCGCACCGGCGGTTCGCCGGAAGCGGGGGGGGAAACCAGGTCGCTTCCCACTGCTGGAGAACGATCATCGTCATCAAGCACGAGGGGCGCCGGTTCGTTCCCCGGGTGGAGTTCCTGACCTCCCCGGGGTACCTCACCGGGCCGGGCGCCAGGGAGAAGGCGGGGCTTCCCGCGGAAACCGGCCCCTACCGGGTCGTCACCTCCAAGGCGCTCTTCGGCTTCGACAAGGATTCCTGCGAGATGACCCTGCTCGGCGTTCTTCGGGGGATTCCGGTCGAGGAGGTGACCCGCGACATGGGCTTCGCCCCCCGGATCTCCCCGGATGTTCTGGAAATCCCGCCTCCCACGGAGGAGGAGCTTCGGCTCCTCCGGGAGGAGATCGACCCTTCCCGGGTCGTCATCCGGGGAGAGAGGATGACCGCCGCCGTCTGA